The Arctopsyche grandis isolate Sample6627 chromosome 5, ASM5162203v2, whole genome shotgun sequence genome includes a window with the following:
- the Hsp110 gene encoding heat shock protein 70Cb isoform X4 translates to MAAMSVIGLEFGTDSCYVAVAKAGGIETIANDYSLRATPSCVAFSPTNRILGVAAFNQMVTNMKNTVTSFKRLLGRKYNDPYVQQELRHLPFRVEERPDGGVGVRVHYLNEDHVFSPEQLTAMLFTKLKETSAAALQTPVYDCVISVPSYYTNTERKALLDAANISGLNVLRLMNETTATALAYGIYKQDLPPASDKPRHVVFVDMGHASLQASICAFHHGALKVLATSSDANLGGRDINFVLAQHFCQDFQARYKIDVRSNSKSFLRLLQEVEKIKKQMSANSTKLPLNIECLIDEKDVTGEMQRNTMESLCTDLFQRVERTLRHCLHQSKLRLDDIYSVEIVGGSSRVPAVKAIIEKVFGKAPSTSLNQDEAVARGAALQCAILSPAVRVRDFSVTDVQPYAIRLCWDADMGDDGEMEVFSTNHAAPFSKLLTFYRKEPFTLSAYYAEPVPYPQSFIGKWVINDIKPTAEGESQKIKIKIRVNIHGIITVASATLVEKKDAADNDKDAESQENANAENNQDQPMENSTEQQNGMDDAANEDKGKNKKQSIKVELTVKAQSCGYTAQELNELLERELTMETGDRKEKERADSRNALEEYVYELRNAISDDGHLHRYTSPSEKTGFLRLLDDTENWLYEDGENCDKQVYNDKLNELRNLGDPIKTRCMEYESEPEARDDFVRAVLTTKEIVDLYKKADAKYSHFEEADVNKVIEAVEKAEKWIAHVHDKVRETPKCQSPPFTVQQIRQEKQNFFNTVSPIVNKPKPKEKTPPPTGNGPTTQESNPQQTNPEQPQQPSDQMDVE, encoded by the exons ATGGCGGCCATGTCTGTGATCGGCCTGGAGTTCGGCACCGACTCGTGCTACGTGGCGGTCGCCAAGGCCGGCGGCATCGAAACCATCGCCAACGACTACAGCCTCAGGGCCACCCC ATCATGTGTGGCTTTTTCTCCCACGAACCGAATTCTCGGCGTTGCTGCTTTCAACCAAATGGTGACTAACATGAAGAATACGGTGACTTCTTTCAAAAGACTTTTGGGACGCAAATACAATGATCCGTACGTGCAGCAAGAGCTCCGTCACTTGCCTTTTAGAGTTGAGGAGCGACCTGACGGCGGTGTCGGCGTTCGGGTTCACTATCTGAACGAAGATCACGTTTTCAGTCCAGAACAATTGACAGCTATGCTCTTCACCAAGTTGAAAGAGACGTCTGCGGCCGCTTTACAGACGCCTGTGTACGATTGTGTAATTTCCGTACCATCGTATTACACTAACACTGAAAGAAAGGCACTTTTAGACGCTGCAAATATATCAG GTTTGAACGTATTGAGGTTGATGAATGAGACGACGGCTACCGCCCTCGCTTATGGTATTTACAAGCAAGATTTGCCTCCCGCTTCTGATAAACCTCGACATGTGGTGTTTGTCGACATGGGACATGCATCTCTGCAAGCTTCAATTTGCGCGTTTCATCATGGCGCACTTAAGGTTCTGGCAACATCTAGCGATGCTAATCTCGGAGGTCGGGATATTAATTTTGTGCTGGCGCAACATTTTTGTCAAGATTTTCAAGCACGCTATAAAATCGACGTGAGAAGTAACTCCAA GTCGTTTTTGAGACTGCTACAAGAAGTAGAGAAGATAAAGAAACAAATGTCGGCTAATAGCACGAAACTTCCGTTGAACATTGAGTGCCTCATAGACGAGAAGGATGTTACTGGTGAAATGCAAAGAAATACTATGGAATCCCTTTGTACAGATTTGTTCCAACGGGTTGAGAGAACACTCAGACACTGTTTGCATCAATCTA AACTACGTCTCGATGACATTTATTCTGTGGAAATCGTTGGAGGTTCATCTCGTGTGCCTGCAGTGAAAGCAATTATCGAAAAGGTGTTTGGAAAAGCGCCATCAACATCGCTCAACCAG GATGAAGCGGTAGCTCGTGGGGCTGCTTTACAGTGTGCAATCTTATCTCCCGCCGTTCGAGTTAGAGATTTTTCTGTAACTGATGTTCAACCATATGCCATTCGGTTGTGTTGGGACGCTGATATGGGAGATGATGGTGAAATGGAG GTATTTTCCACCAATCATGCAGCTCCATTTTCCAAGTTGCTTACATTTTATCGCAAGGAGCCTTTTACTCTGAGTGCATATTATGCTGAACCTGTACCATATCCTCAGTCCTTCATAG gGAAGTGGGTTATCAACGACATTAAACCTACAGCGGAAGGAGagtcacaaaaaataaaaataaaaattagagtTAACATTCATGGCATCATTACCGTGGCCAGTGCTACTCTCGTCGAGAAGAAAGACGCTGCCGATAACGATAAGGACGCGGAGAGCCAAGAGAATGCTAATGCGGAGAACAACCAAGATCAACCGATGGAGAATTCTACAGAACAACAAAATGGCATGGATGATGCCGCTAATGAG GATAAGggcaaaaataaaaagcaatctATCAAGGTGGAATTGACTGTTAAAGCACAATCGTGTGGGTATACGGCTCAAGAATTGAACGAATTGTTGGAAagagag CTTACAATGGAAACTGGTGATAGAAAAGAAAAGGAGCGTGCCGACTCTCGTAATGCCCTCGAAGAATATGTATACGAATTGCGAAATGCTATATCAGATGATGGCCATTTGCACCGGTATACTTCGCCTTCTGAGAAAACAGGCTTCCTTCGCTTATTAGATGATACAGAAAATTGGTTGTATGAAGATGGTGAAAATTGTGATAAAcag GTATATAATGATAAGTTAAATGAGTTGAGGAATTTGGGTGATCCTATTAAGACAAGATGTATGGAATACGAGTCTGAGCCTGAGGCTCGGGATGATTTTGTTAGAGCTGTACTTACTACTAAGGAAATAGTTGATTTATACAA GAAAGCTGACGCTAAATATTCTCACTTTGAAGAAGCTGATGTCAATAAAGTAATAGAAGCAGTGGAGAAGGCTGAAAAATGGATAGCGCATGTTCATGATAAAGTTCGAGAAACACCCAAGTGTCAGTCGCCGCCGTTTACTGTACAGCAAATAAGACAGGAAAAACAG AACTTTTTCAATACAGTGAGCCCCATAGTCAataaaccaaaaccgaaagaAAAAACACCTCCACCAACGGGAAATGGCCCAACAACACAAGAATCAAATCCTCAACAAACAAACCCAGAACAGCCTCAGCAGCCTTCTGACCAGATGGATGTAGAATAA
- the Hsp110 gene encoding heat shock protein 70Cb isoform X3, which produces MAAMSVIGLEFGTDSCYVAVAKAGGIETIANDYSLRATPSCVAFSPTNRILGVAAFNQMVTNMKNTVTSFKRLLGRKYNDPYVQQELRHLPFRVEERPDGGVGVRVHYLNEDHVFSPEQLTAMLFTKLKETSAAALQTPVYDCVISVPSYYTNTERKALLDAANISGLNVLRLMNETTATALAYGIYKQDLPPASDKPRHVVFVDMGHASLQASICAFHHGALKVLATSSDANLGGRDINFVLAQHFCQDFQARYKIDVRSNSKSFLRLLQEVEKIKKQMSANSTKLPLNIECLIDEKDVTGEMQRNTMESLCTDLFQRVERTLRHCLHQSKLRLDDIYSVEIVGGSSRVPAVKAIIEKVFGKAPSTSLNQDEAVARGAALQCAILSPAVRVRDFSVTDVQPYAIRLCWDADMGDDGEMEVFSTNHAAPFSKLLTFYRKEPFTLSAYYAEPVPYPQSFIGKWVINDIKPTAEGESQKIKIKIRVNIHGIITVASATLVEKKDAADNDKDAESQENANAENNQDQPMENSTEQQNGMDDAANEETGDKKDKGKNKKQSIKVELTVKAQSCGYTAQELNELLERELTMETGDRKEKERADSRNALEEYVYELRNAISDDGHLHRYTSPSEKTGFLRLLDDTENWLYEDGENCDKQVYNDKLNELRNLGDPIKTRCMEYESEPEARDDFVRAVLTTKEIVDLYKKADAKYSHFEEADVNKVIEAVEKAEKWIAHVHDKVRETPKCQSPPFTVQQIRQEKQNFFNTVSPIVNKPKPKEKTPPPTGNGPTTQESNPQQTNPEQPQQPSDQMDVE; this is translated from the exons ATGGCGGCCATGTCTGTGATCGGCCTGGAGTTCGGCACCGACTCGTGCTACGTGGCGGTCGCCAAGGCCGGCGGCATCGAAACCATCGCCAACGACTACAGCCTCAGGGCCACCCC ATCATGTGTGGCTTTTTCTCCCACGAACCGAATTCTCGGCGTTGCTGCTTTCAACCAAATGGTGACTAACATGAAGAATACGGTGACTTCTTTCAAAAGACTTTTGGGACGCAAATACAATGATCCGTACGTGCAGCAAGAGCTCCGTCACTTGCCTTTTAGAGTTGAGGAGCGACCTGACGGCGGTGTCGGCGTTCGGGTTCACTATCTGAACGAAGATCACGTTTTCAGTCCAGAACAATTGACAGCTATGCTCTTCACCAAGTTGAAAGAGACGTCTGCGGCCGCTTTACAGACGCCTGTGTACGATTGTGTAATTTCCGTACCATCGTATTACACTAACACTGAAAGAAAGGCACTTTTAGACGCTGCAAATATATCAG GTTTGAACGTATTGAGGTTGATGAATGAGACGACGGCTACCGCCCTCGCTTATGGTATTTACAAGCAAGATTTGCCTCCCGCTTCTGATAAACCTCGACATGTGGTGTTTGTCGACATGGGACATGCATCTCTGCAAGCTTCAATTTGCGCGTTTCATCATGGCGCACTTAAGGTTCTGGCAACATCTAGCGATGCTAATCTCGGAGGTCGGGATATTAATTTTGTGCTGGCGCAACATTTTTGTCAAGATTTTCAAGCACGCTATAAAATCGACGTGAGAAGTAACTCCAA GTCGTTTTTGAGACTGCTACAAGAAGTAGAGAAGATAAAGAAACAAATGTCGGCTAATAGCACGAAACTTCCGTTGAACATTGAGTGCCTCATAGACGAGAAGGATGTTACTGGTGAAATGCAAAGAAATACTATGGAATCCCTTTGTACAGATTTGTTCCAACGGGTTGAGAGAACACTCAGACACTGTTTGCATCAATCTA AACTACGTCTCGATGACATTTATTCTGTGGAAATCGTTGGAGGTTCATCTCGTGTGCCTGCAGTGAAAGCAATTATCGAAAAGGTGTTTGGAAAAGCGCCATCAACATCGCTCAACCAG GATGAAGCGGTAGCTCGTGGGGCTGCTTTACAGTGTGCAATCTTATCTCCCGCCGTTCGAGTTAGAGATTTTTCTGTAACTGATGTTCAACCATATGCCATTCGGTTGTGTTGGGACGCTGATATGGGAGATGATGGTGAAATGGAG GTATTTTCCACCAATCATGCAGCTCCATTTTCCAAGTTGCTTACATTTTATCGCAAGGAGCCTTTTACTCTGAGTGCATATTATGCTGAACCTGTACCATATCCTCAGTCCTTCATAG gGAAGTGGGTTATCAACGACATTAAACCTACAGCGGAAGGAGagtcacaaaaaataaaaataaaaattagagtTAACATTCATGGCATCATTACCGTGGCCAGTGCTACTCTCGTCGAGAAGAAAGACGCTGCCGATAACGATAAGGACGCGGAGAGCCAAGAGAATGCTAATGCGGAGAACAACCAAGATCAACCGATGGAGAATTCTACAGAACAACAAAATGGCATGGATGATGCCGCTAATGAG GAAACTGGCGATAAAAAGGATAAGggcaaaaataaaaagcaatctATCAAGGTGGAATTGACTGTTAAAGCACAATCGTGTGGGTATACGGCTCAAGAATTGAACGAATTGTTGGAAagagag CTTACAATGGAAACTGGTGATAGAAAAGAAAAGGAGCGTGCCGACTCTCGTAATGCCCTCGAAGAATATGTATACGAATTGCGAAATGCTATATCAGATGATGGCCATTTGCACCGGTATACTTCGCCTTCTGAGAAAACAGGCTTCCTTCGCTTATTAGATGATACAGAAAATTGGTTGTATGAAGATGGTGAAAATTGTGATAAAcag GTATATAATGATAAGTTAAATGAGTTGAGGAATTTGGGTGATCCTATTAAGACAAGATGTATGGAATACGAGTCTGAGCCTGAGGCTCGGGATGATTTTGTTAGAGCTGTACTTACTACTAAGGAAATAGTTGATTTATACAA GAAAGCTGACGCTAAATATTCTCACTTTGAAGAAGCTGATGTCAATAAAGTAATAGAAGCAGTGGAGAAGGCTGAAAAATGGATAGCGCATGTTCATGATAAAGTTCGAGAAACACCCAAGTGTCAGTCGCCGCCGTTTACTGTACAGCAAATAAGACAGGAAAAACAG AACTTTTTCAATACAGTGAGCCCCATAGTCAataaaccaaaaccgaaagaAAAAACACCTCCACCAACGGGAAATGGCCCAACAACACAAGAATCAAATCCTCAACAAACAAACCCAGAACAGCCTCAGCAGCCTTCTGACCAGATGGATGTAGAATAA
- the Hsp110 gene encoding heat shock protein 70Cb isoform X2 — MAAMSVIGLEFGTDSCYVAVAKAGGIETIANDYSLRATPSCVAFSPTNRILGVAAFNQMVTNMKNTVTSFKRLLGRKYNDPYVQQELRHLPFRVEERPDGGVGVRVHYLNEDHVFSPEQLTAMLFTKLKETSAAALQTPVYDCVISVPSYYTNTERKALLDAANISGLNVLRLMNETTATALAYGIYKQDLPPASDKPRHVVFVDMGHASLQASICAFHHGALKVLATSSDANLGGRDINFVLAQHFCQDFQARYKIDVRSNSKSFLRLLQEVEKIKKQMSANSTKLPLNIECLIDEKDVTGEMQRNTMESLCTDLFQRVERTLRHCLHQSKLRLDDIYSVEIVGGSSRVPAVKAIIEKVFGKAPSTSLNQDEAVARGAALQCAILSPAVRVRDFSVTDVQPYAIRLCWDADMGDDGEMEVFSTNHAAPFSKLLTFYRKEPFTLSAYYAEPVPYPQSFIGKWVINDIKPTAEGESQKIKIKIRVNIHGIITVASATLVEKKDAADNDKDAESQENANAENNQDQPMENSTEQQNGMDDAANEVSNPATPEQQQSWTQRVGQWFSSDKGKNKKQSIKVELTVKAQSCGYTAQELNELLERELTMETGDRKEKERADSRNALEEYVYELRNAISDDGHLHRYTSPSEKTGFLRLLDDTENWLYEDGENCDKQVYNDKLNELRNLGDPIKTRCMEYESEPEARDDFVRAVLTTKEIVDLYKKADAKYSHFEEADVNKVIEAVEKAEKWIAHVHDKVRETPKCQSPPFTVQQIRQEKQNFFNTVSPIVNKPKPKEKTPPPTGNGPTTQESNPQQTNPEQPQQPSDQMDVE; from the exons ATGGCGGCCATGTCTGTGATCGGCCTGGAGTTCGGCACCGACTCGTGCTACGTGGCGGTCGCCAAGGCCGGCGGCATCGAAACCATCGCCAACGACTACAGCCTCAGGGCCACCCC ATCATGTGTGGCTTTTTCTCCCACGAACCGAATTCTCGGCGTTGCTGCTTTCAACCAAATGGTGACTAACATGAAGAATACGGTGACTTCTTTCAAAAGACTTTTGGGACGCAAATACAATGATCCGTACGTGCAGCAAGAGCTCCGTCACTTGCCTTTTAGAGTTGAGGAGCGACCTGACGGCGGTGTCGGCGTTCGGGTTCACTATCTGAACGAAGATCACGTTTTCAGTCCAGAACAATTGACAGCTATGCTCTTCACCAAGTTGAAAGAGACGTCTGCGGCCGCTTTACAGACGCCTGTGTACGATTGTGTAATTTCCGTACCATCGTATTACACTAACACTGAAAGAAAGGCACTTTTAGACGCTGCAAATATATCAG GTTTGAACGTATTGAGGTTGATGAATGAGACGACGGCTACCGCCCTCGCTTATGGTATTTACAAGCAAGATTTGCCTCCCGCTTCTGATAAACCTCGACATGTGGTGTTTGTCGACATGGGACATGCATCTCTGCAAGCTTCAATTTGCGCGTTTCATCATGGCGCACTTAAGGTTCTGGCAACATCTAGCGATGCTAATCTCGGAGGTCGGGATATTAATTTTGTGCTGGCGCAACATTTTTGTCAAGATTTTCAAGCACGCTATAAAATCGACGTGAGAAGTAACTCCAA GTCGTTTTTGAGACTGCTACAAGAAGTAGAGAAGATAAAGAAACAAATGTCGGCTAATAGCACGAAACTTCCGTTGAACATTGAGTGCCTCATAGACGAGAAGGATGTTACTGGTGAAATGCAAAGAAATACTATGGAATCCCTTTGTACAGATTTGTTCCAACGGGTTGAGAGAACACTCAGACACTGTTTGCATCAATCTA AACTACGTCTCGATGACATTTATTCTGTGGAAATCGTTGGAGGTTCATCTCGTGTGCCTGCAGTGAAAGCAATTATCGAAAAGGTGTTTGGAAAAGCGCCATCAACATCGCTCAACCAG GATGAAGCGGTAGCTCGTGGGGCTGCTTTACAGTGTGCAATCTTATCTCCCGCCGTTCGAGTTAGAGATTTTTCTGTAACTGATGTTCAACCATATGCCATTCGGTTGTGTTGGGACGCTGATATGGGAGATGATGGTGAAATGGAG GTATTTTCCACCAATCATGCAGCTCCATTTTCCAAGTTGCTTACATTTTATCGCAAGGAGCCTTTTACTCTGAGTGCATATTATGCTGAACCTGTACCATATCCTCAGTCCTTCATAG gGAAGTGGGTTATCAACGACATTAAACCTACAGCGGAAGGAGagtcacaaaaaataaaaataaaaattagagtTAACATTCATGGCATCATTACCGTGGCCAGTGCTACTCTCGTCGAGAAGAAAGACGCTGCCGATAACGATAAGGACGCGGAGAGCCAAGAGAATGCTAATGCGGAGAACAACCAAGATCAACCGATGGAGAATTCTACAGAACAACAAAATGGCATGGATGATGCCGCTAATGAGGTGAGCAATCCGGCTACACCAGAACAGCAACAATCGTGGACACAGAGAGTTGGCCAATGGTTTTCATCG GATAAGggcaaaaataaaaagcaatctATCAAGGTGGAATTGACTGTTAAAGCACAATCGTGTGGGTATACGGCTCAAGAATTGAACGAATTGTTGGAAagagag CTTACAATGGAAACTGGTGATAGAAAAGAAAAGGAGCGTGCCGACTCTCGTAATGCCCTCGAAGAATATGTATACGAATTGCGAAATGCTATATCAGATGATGGCCATTTGCACCGGTATACTTCGCCTTCTGAGAAAACAGGCTTCCTTCGCTTATTAGATGATACAGAAAATTGGTTGTATGAAGATGGTGAAAATTGTGATAAAcag GTATATAATGATAAGTTAAATGAGTTGAGGAATTTGGGTGATCCTATTAAGACAAGATGTATGGAATACGAGTCTGAGCCTGAGGCTCGGGATGATTTTGTTAGAGCTGTACTTACTACTAAGGAAATAGTTGATTTATACAA GAAAGCTGACGCTAAATATTCTCACTTTGAAGAAGCTGATGTCAATAAAGTAATAGAAGCAGTGGAGAAGGCTGAAAAATGGATAGCGCATGTTCATGATAAAGTTCGAGAAACACCCAAGTGTCAGTCGCCGCCGTTTACTGTACAGCAAATAAGACAGGAAAAACAG AACTTTTTCAATACAGTGAGCCCCATAGTCAataaaccaaaaccgaaagaAAAAACACCTCCACCAACGGGAAATGGCCCAACAACACAAGAATCAAATCCTCAACAAACAAACCCAGAACAGCCTCAGCAGCCTTCTGACCAGATGGATGTAGAATAA
- the Hsp110 gene encoding heat shock protein 70Cb isoform X1, with product MAAMSVIGLEFGTDSCYVAVAKAGGIETIANDYSLRATPSCVAFSPTNRILGVAAFNQMVTNMKNTVTSFKRLLGRKYNDPYVQQELRHLPFRVEERPDGGVGVRVHYLNEDHVFSPEQLTAMLFTKLKETSAAALQTPVYDCVISVPSYYTNTERKALLDAANISGLNVLRLMNETTATALAYGIYKQDLPPASDKPRHVVFVDMGHASLQASICAFHHGALKVLATSSDANLGGRDINFVLAQHFCQDFQARYKIDVRSNSKSFLRLLQEVEKIKKQMSANSTKLPLNIECLIDEKDVTGEMQRNTMESLCTDLFQRVERTLRHCLHQSKLRLDDIYSVEIVGGSSRVPAVKAIIEKVFGKAPSTSLNQDEAVARGAALQCAILSPAVRVRDFSVTDVQPYAIRLCWDADMGDDGEMEVFSTNHAAPFSKLLTFYRKEPFTLSAYYAEPVPYPQSFIGKWVINDIKPTAEGESQKIKIKIRVNIHGIITVASATLVEKKDAADNDKDAESQENANAENNQDQPMENSTEQQNGMDDAANEVSNPATPEQQQSWTQRVGQWFSSETGDKKDKGKNKKQSIKVELTVKAQSCGYTAQELNELLERELTMETGDRKEKERADSRNALEEYVYELRNAISDDGHLHRYTSPSEKTGFLRLLDDTENWLYEDGENCDKQVYNDKLNELRNLGDPIKTRCMEYESEPEARDDFVRAVLTTKEIVDLYKKADAKYSHFEEADVNKVIEAVEKAEKWIAHVHDKVRETPKCQSPPFTVQQIRQEKQNFFNTVSPIVNKPKPKEKTPPPTGNGPTTQESNPQQTNPEQPQQPSDQMDVE from the exons ATGGCGGCCATGTCTGTGATCGGCCTGGAGTTCGGCACCGACTCGTGCTACGTGGCGGTCGCCAAGGCCGGCGGCATCGAAACCATCGCCAACGACTACAGCCTCAGGGCCACCCC ATCATGTGTGGCTTTTTCTCCCACGAACCGAATTCTCGGCGTTGCTGCTTTCAACCAAATGGTGACTAACATGAAGAATACGGTGACTTCTTTCAAAAGACTTTTGGGACGCAAATACAATGATCCGTACGTGCAGCAAGAGCTCCGTCACTTGCCTTTTAGAGTTGAGGAGCGACCTGACGGCGGTGTCGGCGTTCGGGTTCACTATCTGAACGAAGATCACGTTTTCAGTCCAGAACAATTGACAGCTATGCTCTTCACCAAGTTGAAAGAGACGTCTGCGGCCGCTTTACAGACGCCTGTGTACGATTGTGTAATTTCCGTACCATCGTATTACACTAACACTGAAAGAAAGGCACTTTTAGACGCTGCAAATATATCAG GTTTGAACGTATTGAGGTTGATGAATGAGACGACGGCTACCGCCCTCGCTTATGGTATTTACAAGCAAGATTTGCCTCCCGCTTCTGATAAACCTCGACATGTGGTGTTTGTCGACATGGGACATGCATCTCTGCAAGCTTCAATTTGCGCGTTTCATCATGGCGCACTTAAGGTTCTGGCAACATCTAGCGATGCTAATCTCGGAGGTCGGGATATTAATTTTGTGCTGGCGCAACATTTTTGTCAAGATTTTCAAGCACGCTATAAAATCGACGTGAGAAGTAACTCCAA GTCGTTTTTGAGACTGCTACAAGAAGTAGAGAAGATAAAGAAACAAATGTCGGCTAATAGCACGAAACTTCCGTTGAACATTGAGTGCCTCATAGACGAGAAGGATGTTACTGGTGAAATGCAAAGAAATACTATGGAATCCCTTTGTACAGATTTGTTCCAACGGGTTGAGAGAACACTCAGACACTGTTTGCATCAATCTA AACTACGTCTCGATGACATTTATTCTGTGGAAATCGTTGGAGGTTCATCTCGTGTGCCTGCAGTGAAAGCAATTATCGAAAAGGTGTTTGGAAAAGCGCCATCAACATCGCTCAACCAG GATGAAGCGGTAGCTCGTGGGGCTGCTTTACAGTGTGCAATCTTATCTCCCGCCGTTCGAGTTAGAGATTTTTCTGTAACTGATGTTCAACCATATGCCATTCGGTTGTGTTGGGACGCTGATATGGGAGATGATGGTGAAATGGAG GTATTTTCCACCAATCATGCAGCTCCATTTTCCAAGTTGCTTACATTTTATCGCAAGGAGCCTTTTACTCTGAGTGCATATTATGCTGAACCTGTACCATATCCTCAGTCCTTCATAG gGAAGTGGGTTATCAACGACATTAAACCTACAGCGGAAGGAGagtcacaaaaaataaaaataaaaattagagtTAACATTCATGGCATCATTACCGTGGCCAGTGCTACTCTCGTCGAGAAGAAAGACGCTGCCGATAACGATAAGGACGCGGAGAGCCAAGAGAATGCTAATGCGGAGAACAACCAAGATCAACCGATGGAGAATTCTACAGAACAACAAAATGGCATGGATGATGCCGCTAATGAGGTGAGCAATCCGGCTACACCAGAACAGCAACAATCGTGGACACAGAGAGTTGGCCAATGGTTTTCATCG GAAACTGGCGATAAAAAGGATAAGggcaaaaataaaaagcaatctATCAAGGTGGAATTGACTGTTAAAGCACAATCGTGTGGGTATACGGCTCAAGAATTGAACGAATTGTTGGAAagagag CTTACAATGGAAACTGGTGATAGAAAAGAAAAGGAGCGTGCCGACTCTCGTAATGCCCTCGAAGAATATGTATACGAATTGCGAAATGCTATATCAGATGATGGCCATTTGCACCGGTATACTTCGCCTTCTGAGAAAACAGGCTTCCTTCGCTTATTAGATGATACAGAAAATTGGTTGTATGAAGATGGTGAAAATTGTGATAAAcag GTATATAATGATAAGTTAAATGAGTTGAGGAATTTGGGTGATCCTATTAAGACAAGATGTATGGAATACGAGTCTGAGCCTGAGGCTCGGGATGATTTTGTTAGAGCTGTACTTACTACTAAGGAAATAGTTGATTTATACAA GAAAGCTGACGCTAAATATTCTCACTTTGAAGAAGCTGATGTCAATAAAGTAATAGAAGCAGTGGAGAAGGCTGAAAAATGGATAGCGCATGTTCATGATAAAGTTCGAGAAACACCCAAGTGTCAGTCGCCGCCGTTTACTGTACAGCAAATAAGACAGGAAAAACAG AACTTTTTCAATACAGTGAGCCCCATAGTCAataaaccaaaaccgaaagaAAAAACACCTCCACCAACGGGAAATGGCCCAACAACACAAGAATCAAATCCTCAACAAACAAACCCAGAACAGCCTCAGCAGCCTTCTGACCAGATGGATGTAGAATAA
- the UQCR-Q gene encoding ubiquinol-cytochrome c reductase ubiquinone-binding protein, translating to MGHGFGHLATIRGVIYFKLSPYEQKAFTGIMSHSVMNVFRRIRSNIFVVAPPLLAAYALYDWGEAEYVRSIRKNPKDFENDE from the exons ATGGGTCACGGTTTTGGTCACCTCGCAACGATCCGGGGAGTCATATACTTCAAGCTCTCACCGTATGAACAAAAAGCCTTCACCGGCATCATGTCTCACTCCGTCATGAACGTGTTCAGAAGGATCCGTTCGAACATCTTCGTCGTCGCCCCCC CACTGCTAGCAGCGTACGCTCTCTATGACTGGGGTGAAGCCGAGTATGTACGTTCGATCCGCAAAAACCCCAAGGATTTCGAGAACGACGAATAA